One part of the Ornithodoros turicata isolate Travis chromosome 2, ASM3712646v1, whole genome shotgun sequence genome encodes these proteins:
- the LOC135385069 gene encoding neprilysin-1-like gives MSSGVTLEPCSTNHEPKERRNEGDTEHRATSEEPAGPRKSPKRVPSTTTTLSNTLRNLTVTGPPPVPTELLKKLRLCLGAVLFLLLLLLPALIVNLTGLFRSSGKETLSRKLLPCDDFYSYVCEGWTKETALSVHNQHMRDFIHALRRTLLEEVPLGRQSAAEMAARLYQSCDDATTRDHGGIEILREVWKDCETEWPKLSNKPDSLKTLVRLYNKFEMQNILNIQPYDNGDLTAPMMFLGSATAVYYDKRKLITDSTFGYKKYFESFRDLAKTSTMKDEEILSYEEFRKAEDVIYDSLVNYSRVAKPYMEAISLSRLADLTPEIPLERWLHLFQVELQIPNVTQVIIDDQNYIAAFSGLWRNLSETDIHGYITWFNLQQMAVFINSEFLLVSSGSPSNAEKVALDACLRRTEDFMGWAAYARYADKYIDNLTRIDVHDVMKNISFAASAVIRSALPLPAQDNVTSRAEGKLAAMFLYSDRFPSSSYLNPYYENFSNMNGEILHNWIGATESYRRTEEAAFDYTRFLFIPQAMHSTTYEFYSAQRNMWLIPPYAAMLPLYGNGLALPVIYGGFGYYTASAAVALYREGYPGVIPKATRCFGNGSGTDFVRRAMDYALSLLIAWEAYKKASAKSKDVRLVGHEKLSGNELFFIAHCFLLCESKPEIASLCNETLKLSEEFSKAFSCPSTSSMYSKRSC, from the exons ATGAGTTCGGGTGTCACATTAGAACCATGTTCCACGAACCACGAACCCAAAGAAAGGCGAAATGAGGGAGATACCGAGCACCGGGCGACCTCGGAAGAACCAGCGGGACCG CGAAAATCTCCGAAGCGGGTGCCATCTACCACTACCACCCTCTCCAACACCCTGCGCAACCTGACCGTCACTGGACCGCCACCCGTACCGACGGAGCTCCTGAAGAAGCTGCGCCTCTGCCTCGGCGCCGTTCTCTTCTTGCTCCTCCTATTACTGCCAGCTCTGATAGTCAACCTCACGGGGCTCTTCAGATCCAGTGGCAAAGA AACGCTGAGTCGGAAGCTTCTGCCGTGCGATGACTTCTACAGTTACGTGTGCGAAGGTTGGACCAAGGAAACAGCGCTGTCCGTACACAATCAACACATGCGAGACTTTATCCACGCTTTACGCCGAACGCTCCTGGAAGAGGTTCCTCTGGGCCGGCAGAGCGCAGCTGAAATGGCAGCCCGGCTGTACCAGTCTTGCGATGACGCTACGACCAGGGATCACGGCGGGATCGAAATCTTGAGGGAG GTCTGGAAAGACTGCGAGACCGAATGGCCCAAGCTGTCCAACAAGCCGGACTCCCTCAAGACCCTCGTTAGACTCTACAATAAGTTTGAGATGCAAAACATACTTAACATTCAACCTTATGACAATGGCGATCTCACAGCCCCGATGATGTTCTTAGGAAGTGCCACTGCTGTGTACTACGACAAACGAAAGTTGATCACCGACAGCACGTTCGGGTACAAGAAATACTTCGAAAGCTTTCGAGATCTGGCGAAGACGTCCACGATGAAGGACGAAGAAATATTATCTTACGAAGAATTTCGCAAGGCTGAAGACGTCATTTACGACAGCCTCGTAAACTATAGCCGGGTCGCCAAGCCTTACATGGAGGCCATCAGTTTGAGCAGACTAGCGGACCTGACGCCAGAAATACCGTTGGAGCGCTGGCTGCATCTGTTCCAAGTGGAGCTACAAATCCCGAACGTAACGCAAGTTATAATCGACGACCAGAATTACATCGCCGCGTTCAGCGGACTTTGGAGGAATTTAAGCGAGACTGACATACACGGTTACATCACCTGGTTCAATCTACAACAAATGGCCGTCTTCATCAACTCCGAATTCTTGCTAGTCTCTTCCGGTAGTCCGTCGAACGCGGAGAAAGTCGCACTCGACGCTTGCTTGCGACGAACTGAAGATTTCATGGGATGGGCCGCGTATGCGCGATACGCCGACAAATATATCGATAATCTCACGAGGATCGACGTACATGACGTCATGAAGAACATATCATTCGCGGCGTCGGCGGTGATAAGGAGTGCATTGCCGTTACCAGCTCAAGACAATGTAACATCTAGAGCTGAAGGAAAACTGGCCGCCATGTTCCTCTACTCAGACCGCTTCCCATCTTCGAGCTACCTTAACCCTTATTACGAAAACTTCAGCAACATGAACGGAGAAATCTTGCACAACTGGATCGGCGCTACGGAAAGTTACCGCAGAACAGAAGAGGCCGCATTCGACTATACAAGGTTTTTGTTTATACCGCAGGCGATGCATTCAACGACCTACGAGTTTTACAGTGCCCAGCGAAACATGTGGTTAATACCGCCATACGCTGCAATGCTGCCGCTGTACGGCAATGGATTAGCATTGCCGGTGATCTACGGCGGTTTTGGGTACTACACCGCTTCCGCCGCCGTGGCGCTTTATCGCGAAGGGTACCCCGGTGTAATTCCCAAGGCGACCCGGTGTTTCGGGAACGGCTCTGGAACCGATTTTGTTCGACGTGCGATGGACTATGCACTGTCGTTGTTGATCGCGTGGGAGGCGTACAAGAAAGCGTCTGCTAAAAGCAAAGACGTCCGTCTGGTTGGACACGAAAAGTTGAGCGGGAACGAACTGTTCTTCATTGCGCACTGTTTTTTGTTGTGCGAGAGCAAACCAGAAATAGCATCTCTGTGCAATGAGACACTTAAACTGAGCGAAGAGTTCTCGAAGGCCTTCTCTTGTCCGAGCACCAGCTCTATGTATTCCAAACGGAGCTGCTAG